A portion of the Micromonospora vinacea genome contains these proteins:
- a CDS encoding ABC transporter ATP-binding protein — protein MLATRGLTWRIGEVAIVDSVYLDLAPGEFLGVIGPNGAGKTSLFNLITGLRRATEGRIVLDGQDIGALPPHRRARLGLGRTFQASSVFGSLSVRENVRLAVQAHRGGSMALWRRAAADREVAAAADAALDRVGLAHRGTALAGTLAHGEKRKLEIALLLAGEPRVMLLDEPMAGVSAEDVPDLVAVIKSLTGDSGRAVLMVEHHMDVILELADRIAVMHHGALLACDTPETVMANPTVQEAYLGESL, from the coding sequence ATGCTCGCCACCCGCGGTCTGACCTGGCGGATCGGTGAGGTCGCCATCGTCGACAGCGTCTACCTCGACCTGGCGCCCGGGGAGTTCCTGGGCGTCATCGGGCCGAACGGCGCCGGTAAGACCTCACTGTTCAACCTGATCACCGGCCTGCGCCGGGCCACCGAGGGCCGGATCGTTCTGGACGGGCAGGACATCGGGGCGCTTCCGCCGCACCGGCGGGCCCGCCTCGGTCTGGGCCGTACCTTCCAGGCGTCCTCGGTCTTCGGCTCGCTGAGCGTGCGGGAGAACGTCCGGCTCGCCGTGCAGGCGCACCGCGGGGGCTCGATGGCGCTGTGGCGGCGGGCGGCGGCCGACCGGGAGGTCGCCGCCGCCGCCGACGCGGCGCTCGACCGGGTCGGTCTCGCCCACCGGGGTACGGCCCTCGCCGGCACCCTGGCCCACGGCGAGAAGCGCAAGTTGGAGATCGCCCTGCTGCTCGCCGGTGAACCGCGGGTGATGCTGCTGGACGAGCCGATGGCCGGGGTCAGCGCCGAGGACGTACCGGACCTGGTGGCGGTCATCAAGTCGTTGACCGGCGACAGCGGCCGGGCTGTGCTGATGGTCGAACACCACATGGACGTCATCCTGGAGTTGGCCGACCGCATCGCCGTCATGCACCACGGCGCGCTGCTGGCCTGCGACACCCCGGAGACGGTCATGGCCAACCCCACGGTGCAAGAGGCCTACCTGGGGGAGTCGCTGTGA
- a CDS encoding TrkH family potassium uptake protein, with protein MRRFFRNPVRLVPFAFLVPILLGTGLLMARWATVEHVRPPVVTALFTATSAVSVTGMAITDTPNYWSGWGLVVITLLTQLGGLGILTVAALVILVVSSQLGLRNRLLVQAETAEFGIGDVGRLLRRIALTVFACEAVMTVLIAGRLWLAYDYPFGRALWSGAFHAVQGFNNGGFALYTDGLLAFSRDPWVSLPLAIGAIIGGLGFPALFEAVREWRQPVHWAVATKLTIWGSVVLLVIGFVGLLTAEWTNASTIGQYDVPGKILASFTQIALSRTGGYSVLNIAALQEESYPLLIVLMFIGGGSASTAGGIKVSTFFLLAFTIWAELRGEPDVTIGHRRVATASQRQAVTVALLSVALVAAGTMLLLLLTEGVRFVAALFEITSAFSTTGLTIGLAAELPAGGQLALTVLMFIGRVGTLTLGSAIALNTRRRLYRYPQEQPIVG; from the coding sequence GTGCGCCGGTTTTTCCGCAATCCCGTGCGGCTGGTGCCGTTCGCGTTCCTGGTGCCGATCCTGCTCGGGACCGGGTTGCTCATGGCGCGCTGGGCGACCGTCGAACACGTACGCCCACCCGTGGTCACGGCGCTCTTCACCGCCACCTCGGCCGTGTCGGTCACCGGCATGGCGATCACCGACACGCCGAACTACTGGTCCGGCTGGGGACTGGTGGTGATCACCCTGCTCACCCAGCTCGGCGGCCTCGGCATCCTCACCGTCGCGGCGTTGGTCATCCTGGTGGTCTCCAGTCAGCTCGGGCTGCGCAACCGGTTGCTGGTGCAGGCCGAGACGGCGGAGTTCGGCATCGGTGACGTCGGCCGGTTGCTCCGCCGGATCGCGCTGACCGTCTTCGCCTGCGAGGCGGTGATGACAGTGCTGATCGCCGGTCGGCTCTGGCTGGCCTACGACTATCCGTTCGGGCGGGCCCTCTGGTCCGGTGCCTTCCACGCCGTACAGGGGTTCAACAACGGTGGCTTCGCGCTCTACACCGACGGTCTGCTGGCCTTCAGCCGTGACCCGTGGGTGTCGCTGCCGCTGGCGATCGGCGCGATCATCGGCGGGCTCGGGTTTCCCGCGCTGTTCGAGGCCGTACGCGAGTGGCGTCAGCCGGTGCACTGGGCGGTGGCGACGAAGTTGACCATCTGGGGCAGCGTGGTGCTGCTGGTGATCGGCTTCGTTGGCCTGCTCACCGCCGAGTGGACCAACGCGAGCACGATCGGCCAGTACGACGTACCCGGCAAGATCCTCGCGTCGTTCACCCAGATCGCGCTGAGCCGCACCGGCGGCTACAGCGTCCTGAACATCGCCGCCCTTCAGGAGGAGAGCTACCCCCTGCTGATCGTGCTGATGTTCATCGGCGGCGGCAGCGCCAGCACGGCCGGGGGCATCAAGGTCTCCACGTTCTTCCTGCTGGCGTTCACCATCTGGGCGGAGCTGCGGGGTGAGCCCGACGTGACGATCGGGCACCGGCGGGTGGCCACCGCGAGCCAGCGGCAGGCGGTCACCGTGGCGCTGCTGAGTGTCGCGTTGGTGGCGGCCGGAACCATGCTGTTGCTGCTGCTCACCGAGGGCGTCCGCTTCGTCGCGGCCCTGTTCGAGATCACCTCGGCGTTCAGCACCACCGGTCTGACCATCGGTCTGGCCGCCGAACTGCCGGCCGGCGGCCAACTGGCGCTGACCGTGCTGATGTTCATCGGCCGGGTCGGGACGCTCACCCTGGGGTCGGCGATCGCCCTGAACACCCGGCGCCGGCTCTACCGCTATCCCCAGGAGCAACCCATTGTCGGCTAG
- a CDS encoding substrate-binding domain-containing protein, whose product MTVRTTRRAFLSAATMMAAALAATACGSPQDTATGGGDSAAPVKVGLVYSQSGALASYGKQYIEGFKAGLDFATQGTGKVGDRKIELTEVDDAGDPAKAVSAAKDLIGKGTKIIAGSTASGVALQVAPIAAQNKVLFISGPAATDAVTGANKYTFRSGRQSYQDVVTAKSFIGDPTGKKVVVFAQDGAFGDANEAAVKAVIGTAGATVSSVRAPASATEFTPFASQIKAAKPDLLFVAWAGTTAPAMWQTLDQQGVLSSTTVVTGLDIRASWPTFGAAGAKISFLSHYFDGASDTEASKALKATVNTIDLFHPDGFAAAQMVVRAAQEGGDDVDKMVTALEGWSFDGVKGKMTIRAADHALLQPMFQAKLTGSGTAFTATAQKSLTGDETAPPAVAMKG is encoded by the coding sequence ATGACGGTCCGGACGACGCGGCGGGCGTTCCTCTCCGCCGCCACGATGATGGCCGCGGCGCTGGCCGCCACGGCCTGTGGCAGCCCGCAGGACACCGCCACCGGCGGCGGCGACAGCGCCGCGCCGGTCAAGGTCGGCCTGGTGTACTCCCAGTCGGGAGCCCTGGCCAGCTACGGAAAGCAGTACATCGAGGGGTTCAAGGCGGGGCTGGACTTCGCCACCCAGGGCACCGGCAAGGTCGGTGACCGCAAGATCGAGCTGACCGAGGTCGACGACGCGGGCGATCCGGCCAAGGCGGTCTCCGCGGCGAAGGACCTGATCGGCAAGGGCACGAAGATCATCGCCGGCTCCACCGCCTCCGGTGTGGCGCTCCAGGTCGCGCCGATCGCGGCGCAGAACAAGGTCCTGTTCATCTCCGGCCCGGCCGCCACGGACGCGGTGACCGGCGCGAACAAGTACACCTTCCGCTCCGGTCGGCAGTCCTACCAGGATGTGGTGACCGCCAAGTCGTTCATCGGCGACCCGACAGGCAAGAAGGTGGTGGTCTTCGCCCAGGACGGCGCGTTCGGCGACGCCAATGAGGCGGCCGTCAAGGCCGTCATCGGCACCGCGGGCGCGACAGTGAGCAGTGTCCGGGCCCCGGCCAGCGCCACCGAGTTCACCCCGTTCGCCAGCCAGATCAAGGCCGCCAAGCCGGACCTGCTCTTCGTGGCGTGGGCGGGCACTACCGCCCCGGCCATGTGGCAGACCCTCGACCAGCAGGGCGTCCTCTCGTCCACCACTGTCGTCACCGGCCTGGACATCCGCGCCTCGTGGCCGACCTTCGGTGCTGCCGGCGCGAAGATCTCCTTCCTGTCGCACTACTTCGACGGTGCCAGCGACACCGAGGCCAGCAAGGCGCTGAAGGCCACTGTCAACACCATCGACCTGTTCCACCCGGACGGCTTCGCCGCCGCCCAGATGGTGGTCCGCGCCGCGCAGGAGGGTGGGGACGACGTCGACAAGATGGTCACCGCACTGGAGGGCTGGAGCTTCGACGGGGTCAAGGGCAAGATGACCATCCGGGCCGCCGACCACGCGCTGCTCCAGCCGATGTTCCAGGCCAAGCTGACCGGCAGCGGCACCGCGTTCACGGCGACCGCGCAGAAGAGCCTCACCGGTGACGAGACCGCGCCGCCGGCCGTGGCCATGAAGGGCTGA
- a CDS encoding branched-chain amino acid ABC transporter permease — MTVIDAPRAQVPDELSPQRGRWHRVRPFLPLVALVVLAILPYSTISLPGIFEGPVNSPGTLQLLAICLIFGGLAAGYDLLFGRTGMLSFGHALYFAAGVYGTDILVTRAGLPLWQAALLTITGGTILAALLGAVALRTVGIAFAMVTLAFAQVGAILVARDFGGLTGGEEGLPLDVSGLPAGLVGVTNTVNLYWLALAYLTLVVFVVHRVSGSPTGRVLAGLRDDERRIGVLGLDPYRYKLVAFTLAGGLASAGGVVYVLIVGGASPHITSSELTLSLLVMVVLGGPGTRWGPVLGGVLYMYLDHRLTAFGTSDAVDNLPAFLSRPLSQPLFVLGTVFILAVYFFPGGLTSLAPRLSHLTRALRPRSPR, encoded by the coding sequence ATGACGGTGATCGACGCGCCTCGCGCGCAGGTGCCCGACGAACTGAGCCCGCAGCGGGGGCGGTGGCACCGGGTCCGCCCGTTCCTGCCGCTGGTCGCGCTCGTCGTGCTGGCGATCCTGCCGTACTCGACGATCTCCCTGCCGGGGATCTTCGAGGGGCCGGTCAACTCGCCCGGCACCCTGCAACTGCTCGCCATCTGCCTGATCTTCGGCGGGTTGGCGGCCGGATACGACCTGCTCTTCGGCCGGACCGGGATGCTCTCCTTCGGGCACGCGTTGTACTTCGCCGCCGGTGTCTACGGCACCGACATCCTGGTCACCCGGGCCGGTCTGCCGCTGTGGCAGGCGGCGCTGCTGACCATCACCGGCGGCACCATCCTGGCGGCGCTGCTCGGCGCGGTGGCGCTGCGGACTGTGGGCATCGCGTTCGCCATGGTCACGTTGGCCTTCGCCCAGGTGGGCGCGATCCTGGTGGCCCGGGACTTCGGCGGCCTCACCGGTGGTGAGGAGGGCCTGCCGCTGGACGTGTCCGGGCTGCCCGCCGGGCTGGTGGGGGTGACCAACACGGTCAACCTGTACTGGTTGGCGCTGGCGTACCTGACCCTTGTGGTCTTCGTGGTGCACCGGGTGAGCGGGTCACCGACCGGTCGGGTGCTCGCCGGGCTGCGCGACGACGAGCGGCGGATCGGCGTGCTCGGGCTGGACCCGTACCGCTACAAGCTGGTGGCGTTCACCCTGGCCGGTGGCCTGGCGTCGGCGGGCGGGGTGGTCTACGTCCTGATCGTCGGTGGCGCGTCGCCGCACATCACGTCCTCCGAGCTGACCCTGTCGCTGCTGGTCATGGTGGTGCTCGGCGGGCCGGGCACCCGGTGGGGTCCGGTGCTCGGTGGTGTCCTCTACATGTACCTGGACCACCGGCTCACCGCCTTCGGCACGAGCGACGCGGTGGACAACCTGCCGGCCTTCCTCAGCCGTCCGCTGAGCCAGCCGCTGTTCGTACTGGGCACTGTCTTCATCCTGGCCGTCTACTTCTTCCCCGGAGGCCTGACCAGCCTGGCCCCCCGCCTGTCCCACCTGACCCGCGCCCTCCGCCCCCGCTCCCCCCGCTGA
- a CDS encoding GntR family transcriptional regulator codes for MIEDAEPTGVLTMPTAEAPYRRIANEIAAKIKSGDLKPGDKLPSTRELAEAYAVHMNTASRALSLLHDRELITGQPGRGTYVAEHPGR; via the coding sequence ATGATCGAGGACGCCGAACCGACCGGAGTCCTCACCATGCCCACAGCAGAAGCCCCATATCGCCGCATCGCCAATGAGATCGCCGCGAAGATCAAGAGCGGCGACCTGAAGCCGGGCGACAAGCTGCCCTCCACCCGGGAACTCGCCGAGGCTTACGCCGTGCACATGAACACGGCCTCCCGGGCGCTCTCTCTGCTGCACGACCGCGAGCTGATTACCGGTCAGCCCGGCCGCGGCACCTACGTCGCCGAACACCCCGGCCGGTAG
- a CDS encoding branched-chain amino acid ABC transporter permease — MGTVILLALTGLGLAALYFLVASGLSLVFGLADVLNFAHGLFLGVGAYGTWWAAGNLPGAGPDGLGFVFAVAFGVAAGTLVAILVELVLIRPLYSRTIEQVLVTVGLSLAGVALLQATWGADARPFPRPDWTRQVTGILGAQVPNGGLLLIIAAVLVLGAILAFLRWTRYGLVIRAGVENREMVTALGIDVRKAFTLVFAIGGAAAALAGALGGVYFGTVSPGQGGSLLIFAFIVVVIGGMGSVVGSAYAAVVVGLVQQFVNYYGTSGLGDICVVGLLAVVLLLRPQGIAGKVATA; from the coding sequence ATGGGGACCGTGATCCTGTTGGCGCTGACCGGGCTCGGCCTGGCGGCGCTGTACTTCCTGGTCGCCTCGGGCCTGTCCCTGGTCTTCGGCCTGGCCGACGTGCTCAACTTCGCGCACGGGCTGTTCCTCGGCGTCGGCGCGTACGGCACCTGGTGGGCGGCGGGCAACCTGCCGGGCGCCGGCCCGGACGGGTTGGGCTTCGTGTTCGCTGTCGCCTTCGGGGTCGCCGCCGGCACGCTGGTCGCGATCCTGGTCGAGCTGGTGCTGATCCGCCCGTTGTACTCCCGCACCATCGAGCAGGTGCTGGTCACCGTCGGGCTCTCGCTGGCCGGGGTGGCGTTGCTCCAGGCCACCTGGGGTGCGGACGCCCGGCCGTTCCCGCGTCCGGACTGGACCCGGCAGGTGACCGGGATCCTCGGCGCGCAGGTGCCCAACGGTGGTCTGCTGCTGATCATCGCGGCGGTGCTGGTGCTCGGCGCGATCCTGGCGTTCCTGCGCTGGACCCGGTACGGCCTGGTGATCCGGGCCGGGGTGGAGAACCGGGAGATGGTGACCGCGCTGGGCATCGACGTCCGCAAGGCGTTCACTCTGGTCTTCGCGATCGGTGGGGCGGCTGCCGCGCTCGCCGGCGCGCTCGGCGGGGTCTACTTCGGCACCGTCTCGCCCGGGCAGGGCGGCTCGCTGCTGATCTTCGCGTTCATCGTGGTGGTGATCGGCGGGATGGGCTCGGTGGTCGGCTCCGCGTACGCGGCGGTCGTGGTCGGGCTGGTGCAGCAGTTCGTCAACTACTACGGCACGTCCGGGCTGGGCGACATCTGCGTGGTCGGGCTGCTGGCCGTGGTGCTGCTGCTGCGCCCGCAGGGCATCGCCGGAAAGGTGGCAACGGCATGA
- a CDS encoding potassium channel family protein, with amino-acid sequence MSARRADSGGIVVIGLGRFGCHLAGSLTRMNREVLAIDRSPAKVQRWSAQLDRVVQADATEDGALRQLGITSFGRAVVAIGASVEASVLTVLALVELGVPQIWARATSQKHAKILASVGAHHVIFPEAETGDRVAHLIVSRLLDFIEFDDDFAIATVRVPESLVGRTLVDLRPEERYGIRVIGAKLPGERFRYASDDIALPRGGVVIVEGGIDQVQRFAGMR; translated from the coding sequence GTGTCGGCTAGACGGGCGGACAGCGGCGGCATCGTGGTGATCGGGTTGGGTCGATTCGGTTGTCACCTGGCCGGGTCGCTGACCCGGATGAACCGCGAGGTGTTGGCGATCGACCGCAGCCCGGCGAAGGTGCAGCGCTGGTCGGCGCAGCTCGACCGTGTGGTTCAGGCCGACGCGACCGAGGATGGGGCGCTGCGGCAACTGGGCATCACCAGTTTCGGGCGGGCGGTGGTGGCCATCGGGGCCTCGGTGGAGGCGAGTGTCCTCACCGTGTTGGCGCTGGTCGAGCTGGGTGTGCCCCAGATCTGGGCGCGGGCGACGTCGCAGAAGCACGCCAAGATCCTGGCGTCGGTGGGCGCGCATCACGTGATCTTCCCGGAGGCGGAGACCGGGGACCGTGTCGCGCACCTGATCGTGAGCCGGTTGCTCGATTTCATCGAGTTCGACGACGACTTCGCGATCGCCACCGTCCGGGTGCCGGAGTCCCTGGTCGGCCGCACCCTGGTCGACCTGCGACCGGAGGAGCGCTACGGGATTCGCGTGATCGGCGCCAAGCTGCCGGGCGAGCGCTTCCGGTACGCGTCCGACGACATCGCACTCCCCCGGGGTGGGGTGGTCATCGTCGAGGGTGGGATCGACCAGGTGCAGCGATTCGCCGGCATGCGCTGA
- a CDS encoding glycerophosphodiester phosphodiesterase → MRRTLSTLGVAGVLLAAAVALPTIAAAEPATNADHSRANDRPIVIGHRGASGYRPEHTLEAYRLAIRMGADYIEPDLVSTSDGVLVARHENEISGTTDVSTRPEFASRKATKTIDGVAVTGWFTEDFTLAELKTLRAKERLPQVRVANTAFDGRFEVPTLQEVIDLARTEGRARGRTIGIYPETKHPSYFASIKLPLEEPLLRVLRQNKLDRKNSPVFIQSFETANLRRLSRLTDVKLVQLLDATGRPYDFTVAGDARTYQDLVTPAGLKWIAGYADGIGANKNLLVPRNAAGALLAPTTVVRDAHREHLLVHSWTFRAENQFLPVDFRIGTDPNARGDITAEYELFLGLGLDGVFSDHPDTAVATLAGR, encoded by the coding sequence TTGCGACGTACCCTCTCGACCCTCGGCGTGGCCGGCGTTCTGCTCGCCGCCGCCGTGGCCCTGCCGACCATCGCGGCCGCCGAACCGGCTACGAACGCTGACCACTCCCGGGCCAACGACCGACCAATCGTGATCGGTCACCGGGGCGCCAGCGGCTACCGCCCGGAGCACACGCTGGAGGCGTACCGGTTGGCGATCCGGATGGGTGCCGACTACATCGAGCCGGACCTTGTCTCCACCTCCGACGGCGTGCTGGTCGCCCGGCACGAGAACGAGATCTCCGGCACCACCGACGTGTCGACCCGCCCGGAGTTCGCATCCCGCAAGGCGACGAAGACCATCGACGGCGTCGCGGTGACCGGTTGGTTCACCGAGGACTTCACCCTCGCCGAGCTGAAGACGCTGCGGGCCAAGGAGCGGCTACCGCAGGTACGCGTGGCGAACACCGCCTTCGACGGCCGCTTCGAGGTGCCCACCCTCCAGGAAGTCATCGACCTGGCCCGGACCGAGGGGCGGGCACGGGGCCGCACCATCGGCATCTACCCGGAGACCAAGCACCCGAGCTACTTCGCCTCGATCAAACTGCCGTTGGAGGAGCCACTGCTCCGGGTGCTGCGGCAGAACAAGCTGGACCGGAAGAACTCGCCGGTCTTCATCCAGTCGTTCGAGACGGCCAACCTGCGTCGCCTGAGCCGGCTGACCGACGTGAAGCTGGTCCAACTGCTCGACGCGACCGGCCGCCCCTACGACTTCACCGTCGCCGGTGACGCCCGCACCTACCAGGATCTGGTCACGCCGGCCGGGCTGAAGTGGATCGCCGGGTACGCCGACGGCATCGGCGCGAACAAGAACCTGCTCGTCCCCCGGAACGCCGCCGGCGCCCTGCTCGCCCCCACCACAGTGGTACGCGACGCACACCGGGAGCACCTGCTCGTGCACTCGTGGACGTTCCGCGCCGAGAACCAGTTCCTTCCGGTGGACTTCCGGATCGGCACCGACCCGAACGCGCGCGGCGACATCACCGCCGAGTACGAACTCTTCCTCGGTCTGGGCCTCGACGGTGTCTTCAGCGACCACCCGGACACTGCCGTCGCCACCCTCGCCGGCCGCTGA
- a CDS encoding ABC transporter ATP-binding protein: MEPVLSVEELSVRISGLHILQGVSFTVAPTGVTVLLGRNGVGKTTTLRAIVGLTPPAGEVRGTIRMGAQSLLARPTHRLVRGGLGYVPEDRCVFAGLTVAENLRLAERRGTSPAYDKVFALFPELDRRGRQRAGSLSGGQQQMLAIGRVLLNDNRLLLVDEPTKGLAPKVVTEVAEVLERVAESVPVLLVEQNLAVVRRLARDAVVLAAGKVAWTGDARELLLETALTKSLLGVGSAEVSH, from the coding sequence ATGGAACCAGTTCTCAGTGTGGAGGAGTTGTCGGTCCGGATCTCCGGGCTGCACATCCTCCAGGGGGTGTCCTTCACTGTCGCCCCGACCGGCGTGACAGTCCTGCTCGGTCGCAACGGCGTCGGCAAGACCACCACGCTGCGCGCGATCGTCGGCCTCACCCCACCCGCCGGGGAGGTCCGCGGCACCATCCGGATGGGCGCGCAGAGCCTGCTGGCCCGGCCGACGCACCGGCTGGTCCGCGGCGGGCTCGGCTACGTGCCCGAGGACCGCTGCGTGTTCGCCGGGCTCACCGTCGCGGAGAACCTGCGGCTCGCCGAGCGGCGCGGCACCAGCCCGGCGTACGACAAGGTCTTCGCGCTCTTTCCGGAGTTGGACCGGCGCGGACGGCAACGGGCCGGTTCGCTCTCCGGCGGGCAGCAGCAGATGCTCGCGATCGGTCGGGTGCTGCTCAACGACAACCGGCTGCTGCTCGTCGACGAGCCGACCAAGGGGTTGGCGCCGAAGGTGGTGACCGAGGTGGCCGAGGTGTTGGAACGGGTCGCGGAGTCGGTGCCGGTGCTGCTGGTCGAGCAGAACCTGGCCGTCGTACGCCGACTGGCCCGCGACGCGGTCGTGCTGGCCGCCGGCAAGGTGGCCTGGACCGGCGACGCCCGTGAGCTGCTGTTGGAGACCGCGTTGACGAAGTCGCTGCTCGGGGTCGGCTCGGCGGAGGTGTCTCACTGA
- a CDS encoding BTAD domain-containing putative transcriptional regulator gives MSGELRFEVLGPQRAWHGDRDLDLGAGKQRAVLAVLLLSGGRPVTTTQIVDAVWPEEPPANGANVVQKYVAGLRRVLEPERTPRSPGQVLTLTDAGYQLRVGPDAVDAIRFERGIRRAERLRAEDRVAEAVTELKTTLELWKGEPFSGFAGPFFDSARQRWLELRATALESWADLELRLGGHGEMVGELRELTAEFPLRERLRHQLMLALHRSGRQAEALAEYRDFRGLLRDEYGIEPGDALQDLHRRVLRADPALLPPTAVSLPSTTVEPARPSSGPPAPARPPTAGPPAGLPTTVPARPDEPLTRGLPPPSTAEAAAVPPQAGPPPVSSPPLSTHAPEPSPAYGPPPNLSTLVTAPPPLDGAKRARMSPPRWASRVATIVGTALVLLSGGCLTWVVILAYAVWRRSWRLAIAGVGYLVLITIEVNLLNIEDPEAEVPGVTAFSFFGLALITWVVGAVHVILLSRGLWAAITGSQRTNADDRVDVERRVRREHARYLLYHYPAARGELSIGRPDLARSFDDGGLIDVNAVPEQVLATLPGLTEHQCRQIVVDRWMRGPYASMEEFAGRCLLPPNTTEPLRELLVFLPPTSVPVAEQPPPVGS, from the coding sequence ATGTCAGGTGAGCTGCGCTTCGAGGTTCTCGGGCCCCAGCGGGCCTGGCACGGCGACCGGGATCTCGACCTGGGGGCCGGCAAGCAGCGGGCCGTCCTGGCCGTGCTCCTGCTCTCCGGCGGCCGTCCGGTCACCACCACGCAGATCGTGGACGCCGTGTGGCCCGAGGAGCCGCCGGCCAACGGTGCGAACGTGGTGCAGAAATATGTCGCCGGGCTGCGTCGGGTGCTGGAGCCCGAGCGCACTCCGCGTAGCCCCGGTCAGGTGCTGACGCTCACCGACGCCGGTTACCAGCTCCGGGTCGGGCCGGACGCCGTCGACGCCATCAGATTCGAGCGGGGGATCCGTCGGGCCGAGCGGCTCCGCGCCGAGGATCGGGTGGCCGAGGCGGTGACCGAGCTGAAGACCACACTGGAGTTGTGGAAGGGCGAGCCGTTCAGCGGCTTCGCCGGGCCGTTCTTCGACTCCGCCCGACAGCGTTGGCTGGAGCTGCGGGCCACCGCGCTGGAGAGCTGGGCCGACCTGGAGCTACGTCTGGGCGGGCACGGAGAGATGGTCGGTGAGCTGCGCGAGTTGACCGCCGAGTTCCCGCTGCGGGAGCGGCTGCGACACCAGTTGATGCTGGCGCTGCATCGCAGCGGGCGGCAGGCCGAGGCGCTGGCCGAGTACCGGGACTTTCGCGGCCTGTTGCGCGACGAGTACGGCATCGAGCCGGGTGATGCTCTCCAGGACCTGCACCGCCGCGTCCTGCGGGCCGATCCGGCGCTACTGCCGCCCACTGCCGTGTCACTGCCGTCGACGACCGTCGAACCAGCCAGGCCCAGCTCCGGACCACCGGCCCCCGCCCGACCACCCACCGCCGGGCCACCCGCCGGGTTGCCGACGACAGTTCCCGCGCGACCGGATGAACCGTTGACCAGGGGACTACCGCCGCCGTCGACAGCGGAAGCCGCGGCCGTGCCGCCGCAGGCCGGCCCACCACCCGTCAGCTCGCCACCGCTGTCGACTCACGCCCCGGAGCCAAGCCCGGCGTACGGCCCCCCGCCGAACCTGTCGACCCTGGTGACCGCGCCGCCACCCCTGGATGGCGCGAAGCGCGCCAGGATGTCGCCGCCACGCTGGGCGAGCAGGGTTGCCACGATCGTCGGTACGGCACTCGTCCTGCTCTCCGGCGGCTGCCTCACCTGGGTCGTGATCCTCGCGTACGCGGTCTGGCGGCGTAGCTGGCGGCTCGCCATCGCCGGCGTCGGCTACCTGGTCCTGATCACCATCGAGGTGAACCTGCTCAACATCGAGGACCCGGAGGCCGAGGTTCCGGGCGTCACCGCGTTCTCGTTCTTCGGCCTGGCGCTGATCACCTGGGTTGTCGGGGCGGTGCACGTGATCCTGCTCAGTCGCGGCCTCTGGGCGGCGATCACCGGCAGCCAGCGGACGAACGCGGACGATCGGGTCGACGTCGAGCGGCGCGTCCGGCGGGAGCACGCCCGCTACCTGCTGTACCACTACCCGGCGGCGCGTGGTGAGCTCAGCATCGGCCGACCCGACCTGGCCCGGAGCTTCGACGACGGCGGCCTGATCGATGTCAACGCCGTCCCGGAGCAGGTGCTCGCCACACTGCCCGGCCTGACCGAGCACCAGTGCCGGCAGATCGTGGTGGACCGTTGGATGCGCGGCCCGTACGCCTCGATGGAAGAGTTCGCGGGTCGTTGTCTGCTACCTCCGAACACCACCGAACCGCTCCGTGAGCTGCTGGTCTTCCTGCCCCCGACGTCGGTGCCCGTCGCGGAGCAGCCGCCACCGGTCGGATCGTGA